CTCCCGGTTGAAGTCGGTACTCAAGATCCCGGTCAGTCCAGGCTGGGCAGTCGCTTCTCGAACGGCAGCATCGATCTGCTTCGGTGTGGCCCGCTCGACGGCCCGGATCTGGTCCTCGACGGACCGCGCGCTCGGATCGAGCGTGGTGGCGATCGTACTAGCGGCACTCCGGGTCGCGGTAATGCGCAATTCAGTCCGATCTTCGAGCCGTTGCTGGGTTCGCAACATCGTCAGCAGCGCCGGCTTCGAGAGGGCGTTCTCCGAGACCTGTATCAGTTGAGTCGTCCCCTCGTCGGCTGCGAAAGCGGGACCGAACTCCCGGTTCACGTCCTGGAGGGCCGCTTCGGCATCGGTGCCCTCGGAAAACTGACTCGTCCCGGTCTCGGTCGAGACGTTGCCCAGTCCGGCACTCATCAGGAGGGTAATGACCAGGAAGACGAGGATGACCGTCCTGGAGCGCTGGGAGACGACCGCTGCGATCTGTTCGACGATCGCGTCGTGGTCCACCATCGGTCAGCGACGGCGATACCAGTAGCCGCCACCGGCAAGCAGAGCGATTCCCACGAGGACGGCGACGATCGGCAGGAAGCCCCCGCCCTCCTGTTCCGTGACGGTGACCGGAACCTGGACGGTTTCCGTGAGCTTCGTATCCCCGCCCTCCTCGTACTGCACGTCCATCGACAGCGGATAGTCCTTCGTCAGCGCGCCCGCCCCCACGGCGACCTCGAAGGTCACCGTCGAGGATTCGCCCGGCTTGAGTGCGCTGATGTAGCCCTCGTCGTCATCGGCCGAGAGCGGGTCGTCCGCAAAGATCTTCGGGTTGACGTCGCTGACGGGCAACTCCCCGGTGTTGGTCAGTTCCACGGTGATCTCCCCACTCTCGCCGGCCGCGACCGTGGCGTTCGTGGCCGTAATGTCGAACCGATCTTTCTGCGGTTCGATCGCCGTTCGAACGTTGTAGGGCCCCATCTCGAAGTCACGGTCGTCCTCCTCGTACTGGACCTGGAAGGAAAGCTGTCGGGGGATCGCTTCGGCGTTCGAGGAGACCTCGATCGGGTATCGGACCGTCGTGGACTCGTTTGCGGCCATTGCCCCGATCGCGTATTCGGTTTCCAGGGGATGGACGTTCTGTCCGGCCCCGGGCAGGCTGAGTACCAGGTCCTCGACGGCCGATCCGTTGTTGGTGACTGCGAGTTCGAGCACCCCTTCTTCGCCGACCCGGAGTGTCGAATCGGTCCGTTCGAGGACGAACCGATCTCGCTCGGACCCGACCGGTGCCATGACAGTCGTCTCGCCGGTTCGCTGCAAGTTGCCGTCCGCGTCCGCATAGGAGAGCGCGAGCGAGAGTCGCTGGGGTGTTGGTTCGGCCGTGGGTGCGATCGTAATCGGCAGGGTCACGGTCCGGGTCTCACCGACGGGGATGGTTCCGACGCCATACTGGGACATCTCTAGTTGGACGGCCGGTCCGGTCTGTCCCAGTTCGAGGACTGCGTCTGTCATCTCTCGGGGCCCCGTGTTGCGCAGCGTTGCGACGACCTCGCCACGTTCACCGACCCGTAACGTGCTGTCCAGAGCGGTGACGTCGAACGACCGGGCCTCGGTGACGAGCACTTCTGCCGTGGCGGGGATCGCGGTCATATCGATTCCGTTGGGCTTCTCGTACTCGACCACACTTTGAATCGCGTGCGTGCCGGGATTCGTTCCGGAAACTGCGGTGGCGTCGACAGTCACCGTTCGGGTCTCCCCCGGCTCCCACTCCGCGACGAACTGGGTTACCATCTCGGACTGGCCACCGACACGCAACCCAGTTCCCTGTGCGGTCGTCTGCACGCTCGCGTCGTGGGCCGTCTGGGTGCCGACGTTCTTGAGGTTCACTGCGAGTTCGTTCGTCCCGCCCGACGGGACAGTTCCGTTCACCGATTCCACGGCGAAGTGGGCCCGATCTTCGACGACGACCTCTGCGTCGACAGTTTTCCAGCCGGTGTTGTTGACGGGCCCGTACTCGTATTCGAGATCGATCTCAAGATCGTAGGTTCCCGGCTCGACATCTTCCGGGACTTCGACCGTGAATGAACCGGTCACTGGCTGTCCGTAAGCAATCGGCTCGATGAATTTCGTGCCCGAACGAACGGTCATCGGGGTCGAACCGCTCTCCATTTCGGCGGTCACCACCCGGGCCGGGGGTGCGTCATCGTCGTCGTTCGTGAACGTCACCACGACCTGTTGGGTCTGACCGGGCGCGACCGAAGGCTCGGAAACCGTCGCGTCGATGTCGGGTTCGATCTGTGCTGCGACCGGAACTGAGGCGACAGTCAAACCGATAACGAGAACGAAAAGCAGGGGGAGAAGTCGTTTCATGGCTTGGAGTAGTTGTGAAACCTGTCGTGGCGAACGGGCATAAATCGTCGCATATCCACAACTTCGACCCGGCGTCAATCACTCCCGGCGATGGAATCAGTCGATATGCCCAGGTCCACGAACGTTGGGTCCGGCGCGGACGGGGACTATTTTCACCAAGACGACACGACTCCGAGTCGCAGTCGGCCGGTTTTCCCATCTCTACTGCGTACAAACGTCGTTGGGCGACGATGTTAATAGGCTGTGCGACATATCTCGAAGCAAGGATGATGGACG
This region of Halodesulfurarchaeum sp. HSR-GB genomic DNA includes:
- a CDS encoding NEW3 domain-containing protein, translated to MKRLLPLLFVLVIGLTVASVPVAAQIEPDIDATVSEPSVAPGQTQQVVVTFTNDDDDAPPARVVTAEMESGSTPMTVRSGTKFIEPIAYGQPVTGSFTVEVPEDVEPGTYDLEIDLEYEYGPVNNTGWKTVDAEVVVEDRAHFAVESVNGTVPSGGTNELAVNLKNVGTQTAHDASVQTTAQGTGLRVGGQSEMVTQFVAEWEPGETRTVTVDATAVSGTNPGTHAIQSVVEYEKPNGIDMTAIPATAEVLVTEARSFDVTALDSTLRVGERGEVVATLRNTGPREMTDAVLELGQTGPAVQLEMSQYGVGTIPVGETRTVTLPITIAPTAEPTPQRLSLALSYADADGNLQRTGETTVMAPVGSERDRFVLERTDSTLRVGEEGVLELAVTNNGSAVEDLVLSLPGAGQNVHPLETEYAIGAMAANESTTVRYPIEVSSNAEAIPRQLSFQVQYEEDDRDFEMGPYNVRTAIEPQKDRFDITATNATVAAGESGEITVELTNTGELPVSDVNPKIFADDPLSADDDEGYISALKPGESSTVTFEVAVGAGALTKDYPLSMDVQYEEGGDTKLTETVQVPVTVTEQEGGGFLPIVAVLVGIALLAGGGYWYRRR